Proteins found in one Planctomycetes bacterium MalM25 genomic segment:
- a CDS encoding hypothetical protein (Bacterial transglutaminase-like N-terminal region): MRFRINHTTRYTYSDPVAVCHNLVRLTPRQTSRQTIESHRLVVSPEPADLVQRTDVLGNRVGYFSIPHAHKGLAVSATSEVTVNDPAALPESTPGWEEIRESLRKRDHPETAGAYRFVFPSLHVTDEPALREYASESFHPSRPILEATRELTTRIHEDFKYSPAATTVSTPILEAFEKRAGVCQDFAHLQTAMLRSLGLAARYVSGYLRTLPAPGKERLVGTDASHAWLGVYTGVSGWIDFDPTNDSLPRTDHITLAIGRDYADVAPVQGVFVGGGTNTLDVSVDVAPMAES; encoded by the coding sequence ATGCGTTTCCGCATCAACCACACGACACGCTACACCTACAGCGACCCGGTCGCGGTGTGCCACAACCTGGTTCGACTCACGCCTCGGCAGACGAGTCGCCAGACCATCGAGTCGCACCGGTTGGTCGTTTCGCCCGAACCAGCCGACTTGGTTCAGCGGACCGACGTGCTGGGCAATCGGGTCGGCTACTTCTCGATCCCTCACGCGCACAAGGGCCTCGCCGTTTCGGCAACCAGCGAGGTGACGGTCAACGATCCGGCCGCTCTGCCCGAGTCGACTCCTGGCTGGGAAGAGATCCGTGAGTCGTTGCGCAAGCGAGACCACCCCGAAACCGCGGGCGCCTACCGCTTCGTCTTCCCTTCATTGCATGTCACCGACGAGCCGGCACTCCGCGAGTACGCCTCCGAATCGTTTCACCCGAGCCGTCCGATACTCGAGGCGACACGCGAGCTCACGACACGCATTCACGAGGACTTTAAGTACAGCCCGGCGGCCACGACCGTGAGCACGCCGATCCTCGAGGCGTTTGAGAAGCGGGCCGGTGTCTGCCAGGACTTCGCCCACCTGCAGACCGCCATGCTCCGATCGCTTGGCTTGGCAGCGAGGTACGTCAGCGGCTACCTAAGAACCCTCCCCGCCCCTGGTAAGGAACGTCTGGTCGGAACCGACGCGTCGCACGCCTGGCTCGGCGTGTACACCGGCGTGTCCGGTTGGATCGACTTCGATCCGACGAACGACAGCCTCCCCCGGACCGACCACATCACCCTAGCAATCGGCCGCGACTACGCCGACGTCGCCCCCGTCCAGGGAGTCTTTGTGGGAGGCGGAACGAACACACTCGATGTCTCGGTCGATGTCGCCCCAATGGCAGAAAGCTAG
- a CDS encoding Helix-turn-helix domain protein, with amino-acid sequence MADAFQSPLLTLREAAEYLRISHSTLEVFKRKGLIKTIRLGGAVRVHRDELERILREGL; translated from the coding sequence ATGGCAGATGCATTCCAGAGCCCACTTCTGACCCTGCGCGAGGCGGCCGAGTATCTCCGGATCTCCCACTCCACGCTCGAGGTCTTCAAGCGAAAGGGGCTGATCAAGACGATTCGGCTTGGCGGTGCGGTGCGTGTTCACCGCGACGAGCTCGAAAGGATCTTGCGTGAGGGACTCTGA
- a CDS encoding hypothetical protein (Bacterial transglutaminase-like N-terminal region), whose protein sequence is MSIRVALHHRTSYRYDRPIELGPQVIRLRPAPHARTPIESYSLAVGPADHFVNWQQDPFGNYLARCVFNERATELSLTVDLTASLSVINPFDFFTEPAAETFPFGYDDETRQNLKPYFALAETGPALHQLLGSVDRTPRKTIDFLVELNQQLEREIDYTVRLEPGVQTCEETLRKKSGSCRDSAWLLCQVLRHLGFATRFVSGYLIQLTADQESLDGPSGPEADFTDLHAWTEVYLPGAGWVGLDPTSGLFAGEGHIPLACTPQPTSAAPITGGHEECEVEFDFEMSVTRVHEDPRVTKPYTEEEWGRIEALGHRIDERLNDADVRLTMGGEPTFVSIDDMDGDEWQTAAVGPTKRHLADDLLLRLKSRFGTGGLLHYGQGKWYPGEQLPRWAFTCYWRADGEPIWANESLLARDGVSHGQTVDDARRFGQALAERLEVNPEHVVDGFEDAMYYAWRERRLPANVNPRDAKLEDQEERERLARVFEQGLTTSVGVALPLKFAWWAAEPRWQSGAWVVRSEEMFLTPGDSPMGYRLPIQSLMFDGRPDHATAFLEADPFERERPLAVREQMRRQRRSPALAGVAGGIHGHLGGGDNGSGHAAPYTGGNGFGGPGVDQHEPQQSSNNRLPESYRPSSYSLDVDYQDPSEVVRTALCVEARGGTLHVFLPPIERFDVFLDLITAIEETAEELQTPLVIEGYEPPRDSRLKHIKVTPDPGVIEVNVHPAESWDELVDITTGVYDDARLSRLGTEKFDLDGSHTGTGGGNHVVLGGPTPADSPWLRRPDLLKSFLGYWNNHPSLSYLFSGKFIGPTSQAPRVEEARADSLYELKIAFEQVRTGQDCPPWLVDRIFRNLLVDGTGNTHRSEFCIDKLFSPDSSSGRLGLVEFRAFEMPPHARMSLTQQLLLRALVARFWETPYEQPMVSWGTTLHDRWMLPHFVWQDFEDVLEETRRAGFPLENEWFASHQEFRYPFIGEFTQRGVRVELRRAIEPWYVLGEEGSVGGTARYVDSSVERMQVKVSGMTDPRYRLACNGREVPLHPTGVEGEFIAGIRYRAWQPPSALHPTIGVDGPLTFDLVDDWMERSAGGCQYHVGHPGGLNPTTFPVNALEAETRRATRYLAFGHTGGEVIIRPSEPNPEFPLTLDLRRGK, encoded by the coding sequence ATGAGTATCCGCGTCGCGCTGCACCACCGGACCAGCTACCGGTACGACCGCCCCATCGAACTCGGCCCCCAGGTCATCCGCCTGCGACCGGCGCCGCACGCCCGGACGCCAATCGAGAGCTATTCGCTCGCGGTCGGTCCTGCGGATCACTTCGTGAATTGGCAGCAGGACCCCTTCGGCAACTACCTGGCGAGGTGCGTCTTCAACGAGCGGGCGACCGAGCTGAGCCTCACGGTCGATCTGACCGCTTCGCTCTCGGTGATCAACCCGTTCGATTTCTTCACCGAACCCGCGGCGGAGACCTTCCCTTTCGGCTACGACGACGAGACACGCCAGAACCTGAAGCCCTACTTCGCTCTAGCGGAGACGGGACCGGCGCTGCACCAGCTCCTCGGATCGGTTGATCGCACGCCGCGCAAGACGATCGACTTCTTGGTCGAACTGAACCAACAGCTTGAGCGAGAGATCGATTACACGGTCCGGCTCGAGCCAGGCGTGCAGACCTGTGAAGAGACCCTACGGAAGAAGAGCGGGTCGTGCCGTGACTCGGCCTGGTTGCTCTGCCAAGTCTTGCGGCACCTGGGTTTTGCAACACGGTTTGTTTCGGGCTACTTGATTCAGCTAACCGCCGACCAAGAATCGCTCGATGGCCCTTCGGGACCGGAAGCCGACTTCACCGACCTGCACGCCTGGACCGAGGTCTATCTGCCCGGGGCGGGCTGGGTCGGGCTCGACCCCACGTCGGGTCTGTTCGCCGGCGAGGGTCACATCCCCCTCGCCTGCACCCCACAGCCGACATCCGCTGCGCCGATCACCGGCGGGCACGAGGAGTGCGAGGTCGAGTTCGACTTCGAGATGTCGGTGACCCGCGTCCACGAGGACCCGCGGGTCACCAAGCCGTACACCGAGGAGGAGTGGGGGCGGATCGAGGCGTTGGGGCACCGGATCGACGAGCGGCTGAACGACGCCGACGTGCGACTCACCATGGGTGGCGAACCGACCTTCGTGTCGATCGATGACATGGACGGCGACGAGTGGCAGACGGCCGCCGTCGGCCCGACGAAACGCCATTTGGCGGACGACCTGCTGCTGAGGCTCAAGAGCCGCTTCGGCACAGGGGGCTTGCTCCACTACGGCCAGGGCAAGTGGTACCCGGGCGAGCAGCTGCCACGGTGGGCCTTCACCTGCTACTGGCGCGCCGACGGGGAGCCGATCTGGGCCAACGAGTCGCTCCTCGCCCGCGATGGCGTGAGCCACGGGCAGACAGTCGATGACGCCCGCCGCTTCGGCCAGGCCCTCGCCGAGCGTCTCGAGGTGAATCCGGAGCACGTTGTCGATGGCTTCGAGGACGCCATGTACTACGCTTGGCGTGAGCGGCGGCTGCCGGCCAACGTCAACCCGCGAGACGCGAAGCTCGAAGACCAAGAAGAACGCGAGCGGTTGGCCCGCGTTTTCGAGCAGGGACTGACCACCTCGGTCGGGGTTGCGCTGCCCCTCAAGTTCGCTTGGTGGGCGGCCGAACCACGCTGGCAGAGCGGCGCCTGGGTCGTCCGTTCCGAGGAGATGTTCCTCACGCCAGGCGACTCGCCGATGGGCTACCGCCTACCGATCCAGTCGCTGATGTTCGACGGCCGGCCCGATCACGCAACGGCGTTCCTCGAGGCCGATCCGTTTGAGCGAGAGCGGCCGTTGGCGGTCCGCGAACAGATGCGGCGGCAGCGACGATCCCCAGCACTGGCTGGCGTCGCGGGCGGAATCCATGGCCACTTGGGCGGCGGAGACAATGGGTCCGGTCACGCAGCTCCTTATACGGGTGGGAACGGATTCGGCGGGCCCGGCGTTGACCAACACGAGCCGCAACAATCCAGTAACAACCGTTTGCCGGAGAGCTACCGGCCTTCTAGTTACTCACTCGACGTCGATTACCAAGACCCGTCCGAGGTCGTCCGCACCGCGTTGTGCGTCGAGGCACGCGGGGGAACGCTGCACGTCTTCCTCCCGCCGATCGAGCGGTTCGACGTGTTCCTCGACTTGATCACGGCGATCGAAGAGACGGCCGAGGAACTTCAAACGCCTCTGGTGATCGAGGGGTACGAGCCCCCGCGAGACAGTCGTCTGAAGCACATCAAGGTGACGCCCGACCCGGGCGTGATCGAGGTCAACGTCCACCCGGCGGAGAGCTGGGACGAGTTGGTCGATATCACAACCGGCGTGTACGACGACGCCCGCCTCAGCCGCTTGGGCACGGAGAAGTTCGACCTGGACGGTTCTCACACGGGGACCGGCGGCGGCAACCACGTGGTGCTCGGTGGGCCGACCCCCGCTGACAGCCCCTGGCTCCGCCGACCCGACCTGCTCAAGAGCTTCCTTGGGTACTGGAACAACCACCCGTCGCTGTCCTACCTGTTCAGCGGAAAGTTCATCGGGCCGACCAGCCAGGCGCCCCGTGTCGAAGAGGCACGGGCGGACTCGCTCTATGAACTGAAGATCGCTTTCGAGCAGGTCCGCACTGGCCAGGATTGCCCCCCTTGGTTGGTGGACCGGATCTTCCGCAACTTGCTGGTCGATGGCACGGGCAACACCCACCGCAGCGAGTTCTGCATCGATAAGCTGTTCTCCCCCGACAGCTCATCGGGCCGGCTGGGGCTCGTGGAGTTCCGAGCGTTCGAAATGCCCCCGCACGCGCGGATGAGCCTCACTCAGCAGCTGTTGCTCAGAGCGCTCGTGGCCCGGTTCTGGGAGACGCCCTACGAGCAGCCGATGGTCTCGTGGGGAACCACGCTGCACGACCGGTGGATGCTGCCGCACTTCGTTTGGCAGGATTTCGAGGACGTCCTCGAAGAGACGCGGCGGGCCGGCTTCCCCCTTGAGAACGAGTGGTTCGCTTCCCACCAAGAGTTCCGCTACCCGTTCATCGGCGAGTTCACCCAGCGGGGCGTGCGGGTCGAGTTGCGGCGGGCAATCGAGCCCTGGTACGTGCTCGGCGAGGAAGGGTCCGTCGGAGGGACGGCGCGCTACGTCGATTCCTCGGTCGAGCGGATGCAGGTGAAGGTTTCCGGCATGACCGACCCACGGTATCGCTTGGCGTGCAACGGGAGGGAAGTCCCGCTCCACCCGACCGGCGTCGAGGGCGAGTTCATCGCCGGCATCCGCTACCGGGCCTGGCAACCGCCCAGTGCGCTGCACCCGACGATCGGCGTCGACGGGCCGCTGACGTTTGACCTCGTCGATGATTGGATGGAGCGATCCGCAGGGGGCTGCCAGTACCACGTCGGCCACCCGGGCGGACTGAACCCGACAACCTTCCCGGTCAACGCCCTCGAGGCCGAAACCCGGCGGGCGACGCGCTATCTCGCTTTCGGCCACACCGGAGGCGAGGTTATAATCCGGCCCTCCGAACCGAATCCCGAGTTCCCGCTCACGCTCGACCTCCGCCGCGGCAAGTAA
- a CDS encoding Transposase DDE domain protein codes for MRGYTDGRCRSQISFLRRQFLQEGELPFSDVLSKELVSKALATSGVAWKDRVYTPLVTLWVFLGQVLSADHSCRAAVARLIAHRLSEGQDACSSKTGAYCQARVRLPEEFFSAVTRLVGRALDTKANPEWLWKGRRVLMFDGATVSMPDTPANQAEYPQPYNQRPGLGFPLARIGAITSLATGAILDLGFSRYAGKGQGEVTLLRGLSGVFRAGDVLLADCLIGNWRCLYETQQRGVAMVTRLNKALRAADFRLGQRLGKEDHLVRWPKPDIRGVGRKAQLAMPRYLTVRETRVRIHRPGFRTKAMILVTTLLDPKRYSKEDLAELYRARWNQELDVRSIKTTMQMDVLRCKTPELVRKEAWTHLLAYNLIRSRRSAE; via the coding sequence ATGCGAGGCTACACGGACGGACGCTGTCGTAGCCAGATCAGCTTTCTGCGGCGGCAGTTCTTGCAGGAGGGCGAACTCCCCTTCAGCGACGTGCTCTCCAAAGAGCTTGTGTCCAAGGCGCTCGCGACCTCGGGCGTCGCCTGGAAGGACCGGGTCTACACGCCGCTCGTGACGCTGTGGGTGTTCCTCGGTCAGGTGCTCAGCGCGGACCACTCGTGCCGCGCCGCGGTCGCCCGGCTCATCGCCCACCGCCTCTCCGAAGGGCAAGACGCGTGCTCCTCGAAGACCGGTGCTTACTGCCAAGCCAGGGTGCGTCTGCCAGAGGAGTTCTTCTCCGCCGTGACACGCCTGGTCGGTCGAGCGCTCGACACGAAGGCCAACCCGGAATGGCTCTGGAAGGGGCGTCGCGTGCTGATGTTTGACGGCGCGACCGTGAGCATGCCCGACACCCCGGCGAACCAGGCCGAGTACCCGCAGCCCTACAACCAGCGACCGGGCCTCGGCTTCCCGCTCGCCCGGATCGGGGCGATCACGTCGCTCGCCACCGGAGCGATTCTCGATCTTGGGTTCAGCCGTTACGCCGGCAAGGGGCAAGGCGAGGTGACGCTGTTGAGGGGGCTCTCCGGCGTGTTCCGAGCGGGCGACGTGCTGCTGGCGGACTGCCTGATCGGCAACTGGCGGTGTCTCTACGAGACGCAGCAACGAGGCGTGGCCATGGTCACTCGGCTCAACAAGGCCCTGCGGGCCGCCGACTTCCGCCTTGGCCAGCGGCTCGGGAAGGAGGACCACCTGGTGCGTTGGCCAAAGCCTGACATCCGTGGCGTTGGTCGCAAAGCACAACTAGCGATGCCGAGGTATCTAACGGTTCGCGAAACGCGTGTCCGTATCCACCGCCCGGGCTTCCGCACCAAGGCGATGATCCTCGTCACGACGTTGCTCGATCCGAAGCGGTATTCCAAGGAAGACTTGGCCGAGCTGTACCGGGCTCGTTGGAATCAGGAACTCGACGTGCGATCGATCAAGACGACGATGCAGATGGACGTGCTGCGTTGCAAGACGCCCGAGTTGGTCCGCAAGGAGGCCTGGACGCACCTGCTGGCGTACAACCTCATCCGCTCGCGCAGGTCCGCTGAGTAG